The Ferrimicrobium acidiphilum DSM 19497 genome window below encodes:
- a CDS encoding BREX system ATP-binding domain-containing protein — protein MTLLDPGDVQRRTVTALRALEALRAGVPNRESVLHLGTMQAQVVDKYLANLELTARRANWEPTDRASAGLLISGGFGSGKSHLLEYLAQRALQQNFVVSRVVISKETPLYNLAAVYRAAINDARVPGRPGSAITEIATGLQTDSLRFAQLYRWLATDGSFVDHRLTSTLRMFEQFAGGDEEFVDKILQFWAGDQFAVAEIRRRLREAGWLSEYNIRSTREDVLCRDRLSFVSRLIGAAGYSGWVILLDEVELIGRYSLLQRGRAYAELAQWLQGASHDPQAPVTTVLTTVDDFESEVLVARNDLEKIPVRLAAMAQGSPQLLELAKRGMELLRDHQIRLEPPTNEELDVTYRAIKALHGEALQWDPPDVHGIERLPSNRMRQYVRSWINEWDLIYLDPSYTPFTLSTDVKVDLRESIQAEDEPTSPW, from the coding sequence ATGACGCTTCTGGATCCAGGTGATGTACAACGGAGGACTGTGACAGCGCTGCGTGCGTTGGAGGCGCTGCGCGCAGGAGTGCCGAATCGAGAGAGCGTGCTCCATCTGGGCACGATGCAGGCACAGGTGGTAGACAAGTACCTAGCAAATCTGGAGTTGACAGCTCGGCGGGCGAACTGGGAGCCGACGGATCGCGCCTCGGCGGGCCTGCTCATCTCGGGTGGCTTTGGCAGTGGCAAGAGCCACCTCCTGGAGTACCTAGCCCAGCGAGCCCTTCAGCAGAACTTTGTTGTGTCACGAGTCGTCATCTCTAAGGAGACGCCCCTCTACAACCTCGCAGCTGTCTATCGGGCTGCGATAAATGATGCGCGCGTACCCGGCAGACCGGGGTCGGCGATCACCGAGATTGCTACTGGACTCCAAACAGACTCGCTCCGCTTTGCCCAGCTATACCGATGGCTGGCGACGGACGGGAGCTTTGTTGATCATCGCTTGACGTCGACTCTGCGAATGTTTGAGCAGTTTGCAGGTGGTGATGAGGAGTTCGTCGATAAGATTCTCCAGTTCTGGGCTGGCGATCAATTCGCTGTCGCAGAGATCCGTCGACGACTGCGTGAAGCCGGTTGGTTGAGCGAGTACAACATCCGCTCGACGCGAGAAGATGTTCTATGTCGAGATCGATTGTCATTCGTCTCGCGACTCATCGGGGCGGCAGGCTACTCGGGTTGGGTCATTCTTCTCGATGAGGTGGAGTTGATCGGAAGGTACTCTCTACTCCAACGTGGTCGAGCGTATGCAGAGCTCGCTCAATGGTTGCAGGGGGCGAGCCACGATCCTCAGGCTCCCGTAACCACCGTGCTCACAACCGTAGACGACTTCGAGAGCGAGGTCTTGGTTGCGCGGAATGATCTGGAGAAAATTCCGGTGCGCCTGGCGGCAATGGCACAGGGTTCGCCCCAACTCCTCGAGTTGGCAAAACGAGGCATGGAACTCCTGCGTGATCATCAGATACGGCTGGAACCCCCGACGAATGAAGAGCTTGATGTCACCTACCGTGCGATCAAAGCATTGCACGGGGAGGCGCTCCAATGGGATCCACCCGATGTGCACGGTATCGAACGTCTCCCATCCAACAGGATGCGTCAGTATGTGCGATCTTGGATCAACGAGTGGGATCTGATCTATCTCGATCCAAGCTATACCCCTTTCACGCTGTCAACGGACGTAAAGGTTGATCTTCGTGAGTCGATTCAAGCGGAGGACGAACCCACCTCGCCTTGGTGA
- a CDS encoding BREX system ATP-binding domain-containing protein, with the protein MIDTDRYCDFLQTHYFRSYIPEGGATVKFCIGEPTSLGRIEASLGEMARQAGMVSVTIDAAKTKVQMIDQLFSAIARTLDWDQLARTTVNRVCHSLGYGVPAENQRISLAELAQHYGYDARELLRDVNRGFQSDIFKDYAMVQEFRIAMIRLCQFEFKTGQVTDAEADAIRAWLQGELSQISLLRNTRIFRRITRANARSMLFSLVQWLIKNGYSGLLLTLDLQQFFLPRFRDATDLSLRYTKAAIVDAYESLRQLIDNTDEFGHMATIVCLPPEFVSDRTRGLDLYQALKLRIYDEIRDETRDNPFGALIRLGEAHEEFSTFSIVNGDVS; encoded by the coding sequence ATGATTGATACTGATCGCTACTGCGATTTTCTTCAGACTCATTACTTCCGGAGCTACATCCCTGAGGGTGGCGCCACCGTCAAGTTCTGCATCGGTGAACCGACGAGCCTCGGTCGGATCGAGGCGTCTCTGGGGGAGATGGCACGACAGGCTGGCATGGTGAGCGTCACTATCGATGCAGCGAAAACCAAAGTACAGATGATAGACCAGCTCTTCTCTGCGATCGCCCGCACCCTTGACTGGGATCAGCTCGCTAGGACGACGGTGAATCGGGTCTGCCACTCGTTGGGATATGGCGTACCCGCCGAGAACCAACGTATCTCTCTCGCAGAGCTCGCCCAGCACTATGGGTATGATGCTCGCGAACTGCTCCGCGATGTCAACCGTGGTTTTCAGTCAGATATCTTCAAGGACTATGCGATGGTGCAGGAGTTCCGGATTGCCATGATCCGTCTGTGCCAGTTTGAGTTCAAGACTGGACAGGTAACCGACGCTGAGGCAGATGCGATAAGGGCGTGGCTCCAAGGCGAACTGAGCCAGATCTCACTGTTGCGTAATACGCGAATCTTTCGCCGCATCACCCGAGCGAATGCTCGATCTATGTTGTTCTCGTTGGTTCAGTGGTTGATCAAGAATGGTTACTCTGGGCTGTTGCTCACCCTCGATCTCCAGCAGTTCTTCCTGCCGCGGTTCCGTGACGCGACTGATCTATCGCTCAGGTATACGAAGGCCGCGATCGTCGACGCTTACGAATCCTTGCGTCAACTCATCGACAACACCGATGAGTTTGGGCACATGGCGACGATCGTCTGTCTGCCGCCGGAGTTCGTCAGTGATCGCACGCGCGGCTTGGATCTCTACCAGGCCCTCAAGCTCAGAATCTACGATGAGATCCGAGATGAGACTCGTGACAATCCATTCGGTGCATTGATTCGACTGGGAGAAGCTCACGAGGAGTTTTCGACTTTCTCAATAGTAAACGGAGATGTGTCATGA
- a CDS encoding cysteine hydrolase family protein — MRSATALLVIDVQRGFDAIEDSGVGRNNPDAIDKIAGLLALFRAEGAAIFHIRHAGTDASSYFRPEGIGFSPKEEAKERVGEPVLVKRVNSAFIGTDLETRLREVGINTLVICGATTNHCVETTTRMAGNLGFDPWLVRDATWTFDRTGPDGDRHLAEDIHAMSLTNLSGEFARIVRTSDVRLY, encoded by the coding sequence ATGCGAAGTGCGACCGCATTGCTGGTCATCGATGTACAGCGGGGCTTTGATGCGATTGAGGACAGCGGAGTAGGTCGCAACAACCCAGATGCTATCGACAAGATAGCTGGCTTGCTGGCCCTGTTTCGAGCGGAAGGCGCCGCTATTTTCCACATTCGGCACGCAGGTACCGATGCCAGCTCCTATTTCCGACCGGAAGGGATTGGATTCTCTCCAAAGGAGGAGGCAAAGGAAAGAGTTGGTGAGCCGGTCCTGGTAAAACGGGTCAACAGTGCCTTCATCGGTACCGATCTTGAGACTCGATTACGTGAAGTAGGAATCAATACTCTTGTGATATGTGGCGCCACTACTAATCATTGCGTTGAGACGACTACACGCATGGCGGGCAACCTCGGTTTTGACCCGTGGCTTGTGCGTGATGCCACTTGGACCTTTGACCGTACGGGTCCAGATGGTGATCGACACTTAGCAGAAGATATTCACGCGATGAGCCTGACTAACCTGAGTGGTGAGTTCGCCAGGATCGTGAGAACATCCGATGTTCGGTTGTATTGA
- a CDS encoding RNA-guided endonuclease InsQ/TnpB family protein has protein sequence MSACTQENRNYLFLRVTRYVWNIALEQRNLRRRERLQKITYNTQAHELSEARKESWLKEGSAAVQQQALRDLNQAFQNWCNRPDHFGRPTWHKAGINEGFAVRDLSVRRINRKWGQVFVPKCGWVKFRVTREWSDIETASSARVTLDRSGRWFVSFTRLAPQMERKSTGAIVGIDMGVTHTVATSNGEFLDMPELLTKGEHQRKRRLQRRLARQVKGSNRYKATKLAIAKLAAKEVDRRKDWIEWTTTDLVRDYDLISLETLKIKNMTKSAKGTKDKPGKNVKAKSGLNRSILEQGWGLFCQRLTDKATNAVTPVEIIAINPAYTSLHCSECGYTDKKNRDSQARFHCLSRGYTDNADVNAAKNIIAAGLVVQERGGQSHIVSTKTQHSDPAKRTTTPKAA, from the coding sequence GTGAGCGCCTGTACCCAGGAGAACAGGAACTACCTGTTCTTGCGCGTCACTCGCTATGTATGGAATATCGCTCTCGAACAGCGCAATTTGCGGAGACGCGAGCGATTACAAAAGATCACCTACAACACCCAAGCTCACGAACTCTCCGAAGCTCGCAAGGAAAGCTGGCTCAAGGAAGGTTCTGCCGCAGTCCAACAACAGGCTCTTCGAGACCTAAACCAAGCGTTTCAAAACTGGTGTAACAGACCAGACCACTTTGGACGTCCGACTTGGCACAAGGCTGGCATCAATGAAGGCTTTGCTGTACGAGATCTGTCTGTTAGACGCATTAACCGTAAATGGGGTCAGGTATTCGTCCCTAAGTGCGGGTGGGTCAAATTTCGCGTCACTCGTGAATGGAGTGACATAGAAACAGCATCGTCTGCCAGAGTCACTCTAGATCGTTCTGGCAGATGGTTCGTTAGTTTCACACGTCTAGCTCCACAGATGGAGCGCAAGTCAACTGGCGCTATTGTCGGTATCGACATGGGTGTCACTCATACGGTGGCTACGTCTAACGGTGAGTTTCTCGATATGCCAGAACTTCTCACCAAAGGAGAGCATCAACGCAAGAGACGCTTACAGAGGAGGCTCGCCAGGCAAGTCAAAGGCTCCAACCGCTACAAGGCAACCAAGCTAGCCATAGCTAAGCTCGCAGCCAAAGAAGTAGACCGACGTAAAGACTGGATCGAGTGGACCACAACCGATCTGGTGCGCGACTATGACTTGATCTCACTAGAGACACTAAAGATTAAAAACATGACCAAGTCAGCCAAAGGAACCAAAGACAAGCCTGGCAAGAACGTTAAGGCAAAGTCCGGACTTAACAGGTCAATTCTCGAACAGGGCTGGGGCTTGTTCTGCCAACGGCTTACTGACAAGGCTACCAATGCTGTAACACCAGTAGAAATCATCGCTATCAATCCCGCATACACGAGCCTGCATTGTTCTGAGTGTGGTTACACGGACAAGAAGAATCGCGATAGTCAAGCTCGCTTCCACTGTCTATCGCGTGGCTATACGGATAACGCAGACGTGAATGCGGCCAAGAATATCATTGCCGCAGGGCTTGTGGTCCAAGAGCGTGGAGGACAATCGCACATTGTGTCTACCAAGACACAACACAGCGACCCAGCGAAGCGCACCACCACTCCTAAAGCTGCGTAA
- a CDS encoding phosphoribulokinase, with protein sequence MPHRIAAIQKLTATEPHPERVAMFAIAGDSASGKTTLTKGLVEAIGTHRISSFCTDDYHRYDRKERKNLPFTPLNPECNYLEIMEQHLQLLILGQPILKPKYHHADGTLGRPELFIPSEIVIVEGLFPLWSKLSRATFDVTAYLDPPETVRRAWKIARDTTKRGYTTEQVLSDLEQREPESEKYIRPQRAHADLVISFAPVEGRSSLSATILLRPTVPQPDLHDILTPATRDAAHIKLIRDQDGKPVDALHIHGHAPEAASRLVEEKLWEKIGLGGDIPASLGRISSTERSAPLAIAQLIILHHMIHC encoded by the coding sequence ATGCCCCACCGAATAGCAGCCATCCAGAAGCTCACCGCCACTGAGCCCCACCCTGAACGAGTTGCAATGTTCGCGATCGCCGGAGATTCTGCGTCGGGCAAGACTACCCTCACCAAGGGACTGGTAGAGGCAATCGGCACGCATCGTATCTCGTCATTTTGCACCGACGACTACCACCGCTACGACCGGAAAGAGCGCAAGAACCTTCCGTTCACGCCGCTGAATCCAGAGTGTAACTATCTTGAAATCATGGAGCAGCACCTTCAGCTCCTCATCCTCGGACAACCTATCCTGAAGCCGAAGTATCACCATGCCGACGGAACGCTCGGTCGCCCAGAGCTCTTCATACCCAGTGAAATTGTGATCGTCGAGGGGCTGTTCCCACTTTGGTCGAAGCTCTCACGTGCCACCTTCGACGTCACCGCCTACCTCGATCCACCCGAGACCGTCCGTAGGGCTTGGAAAATCGCTCGCGACACCACAAAACGTGGATACACGACGGAGCAGGTGTTAAGCGACCTGGAACAACGCGAACCCGAGTCCGAGAAGTATATCCGTCCGCAGCGCGCTCATGCCGATCTGGTCATCTCCTTCGCCCCGGTCGAGGGCCGTAGCTCCCTGAGCGCGACGATCCTGCTACGTCCGACCGTCCCACAACCCGATCTCCACGACATCTTGACACCAGCTACACGCGATGCTGCACATATCAAACTGATCAGGGACCAGGATGGCAAGCCCGTTGACGCTCTCCACATCCACGGTCATGCACCCGAAGCCGCTAGCAGGTTGGTCGAAGAGAAGCTGTGGGAGAAGATCGGCCTCGGTGGCGATATACCGGCGAGCCTCGGGCGGATCAGCTCCACCGAACGTTCAGCCCCCCTCGCGATCGCCCAACTCATCATTCTCCATCACATGATCCATTGCTGA
- the tkt gene encoding transketolase, giving the protein MNSLDQRCITTVRMLSIDQVEAARSGHPGLPLGLAPIGYTLFSRILNFDPKDPTWPNRDRFILSAGHGSALLYALMHLFGYDVGITELARFRQLGSRTPGHPEYGLTPGVETTTGPLGQGVATAVGMAIGEAKMRENSHGAIDHHTYVLASDGDLMEGISHEAASLAGHLHLDRLIVTYDSNDITIDGPRHQSCTDDPVARFTSYGWQVITIADTEDVDEIERAYREAIADHDRPSLVIAPTIIGRGAPTKQNTSKAHGAPLGAEEITATKAAYGWPVEPAFLVPEDVRSYLAEQIVAKQESHKTWTQTYGARFDPPSPPLVHGNRRSTLELPTSPVATRAASATFLAHQAAQSTALIGGSADLAESTGLNVGLKALAPNDFTGSTIHFGIREHAMAAIANGLALSGYTPYVSTFLVFSDYLRPALRLSAIMGLGVIYLFSHDSFAVGEDGPTHQPIEQLEALRIIPNTNVLRPADAFETYASWELALSDRSRPTILALTRQPLPQLPPTPSPTWLTDIGARVVYDTPSSPEIILLASGSEVALAIEVAKILKEEDDVWARVISVPWRERFLAIEPRERDALAPTGVPRLVVEASVGTGWHAFLSPGDRLYGVDHFGTSAPVDDVAAHFGFTAEKVADAALDLVVDSYRLGHPSHLVSDLLRATEAAACAALDEVGLGDKDRADQAAVTAMRAELSRLPVSATVIVGEGEKDHAPMLYVGERLGTGTIDIDLAVDPLEGTNFAASGREGAISVIAAAQSGGFRSLPGYYLEKLIVGERAAGVIDLNRPLLENIKRVASRLGLGVGETSVVILAKPRHAAVIADLRAHGVPVIEIPDGDVMASLRVLKGDPATVMLWGIGGTPEGVISAAATLALSGQMLARCAPQSDTEAALVAADYPDYATRCFDASDLAHPSSIVVATSITGANPLGPPRTVGEFSELESLWIQEGRYGVVRRLVP; this is encoded by the coding sequence ATGAACTCTCTTGATCAACGATGTATCACCACCGTCCGCATGCTCTCCATCGATCAGGTCGAGGCGGCTCGCTCTGGGCACCCCGGACTACCGCTTGGACTCGCTCCGATCGGCTACACGCTGTTCTCACGTATTTTGAACTTTGACCCCAAGGACCCAACCTGGCCGAACCGCGATCGGTTCATACTCTCCGCTGGCCACGGGTCAGCCCTGCTCTACGCTCTAATGCACCTCTTCGGCTACGACGTCGGAATCACAGAGCTCGCGCGCTTTCGCCAACTGGGGTCAAGGACCCCAGGGCATCCCGAGTATGGTCTCACTCCGGGCGTCGAGACCACCACGGGCCCTCTTGGCCAGGGTGTTGCAACCGCCGTCGGCATGGCAATCGGTGAAGCAAAGATGCGTGAGAACAGCCATGGGGCGATCGATCACCACACATATGTCCTCGCCTCAGACGGGGACCTCATGGAGGGGATCAGCCACGAGGCCGCGTCGCTCGCGGGCCATCTGCACCTCGACCGGCTTATCGTAACCTACGACTCCAACGACATCACCATCGATGGACCGCGTCACCAATCCTGCACCGATGATCCCGTCGCCCGCTTCACGAGTTATGGCTGGCAGGTCATTACCATTGCGGACACCGAAGACGTCGACGAAATCGAGCGAGCATACCGCGAAGCCATTGCCGATCACGATCGTCCGAGCCTCGTCATCGCACCCACGATCATCGGGCGCGGTGCTCCAACGAAGCAGAACACCTCCAAGGCCCATGGGGCCCCGCTCGGAGCGGAGGAGATCACTGCTACCAAGGCCGCCTACGGTTGGCCTGTCGAGCCCGCGTTCCTTGTTCCCGAGGATGTCAGATCCTATCTGGCTGAGCAGATCGTGGCCAAGCAAGAGTCGCACAAGACGTGGACTCAAACCTATGGCGCGCGGTTCGATCCGCCATCCCCGCCCCTCGTTCACGGCAACCGTAGGTCAACTTTGGAGCTACCTACCTCACCAGTGGCGACGCGCGCAGCATCGGCGACGTTCCTTGCTCACCAGGCAGCTCAGAGTACGGCTCTCATCGGTGGCTCGGCTGACCTAGCCGAATCAACCGGTCTAAACGTAGGCCTCAAGGCGCTCGCACCCAACGACTTCACCGGGTCAACGATCCATTTCGGCATTCGTGAACACGCAATGGCCGCGATCGCCAACGGACTCGCCCTCTCTGGTTACACCCCCTACGTCTCGACTTTCCTCGTCTTTTCTGACTACCTCCGACCAGCCCTTCGGTTGAGTGCCATCATGGGCCTTGGCGTCATCTATCTATTCTCCCACGACTCCTTTGCGGTGGGAGAGGATGGTCCAACGCACCAACCTATCGAGCAGCTCGAGGCACTTCGGATCATCCCAAATACGAATGTCCTGCGGCCCGCTGACGCCTTCGAAACCTATGCGAGCTGGGAACTCGCCCTCAGCGATCGCTCTCGTCCAACGATTCTGGCACTTACTCGTCAACCGTTGCCACAGCTGCCCCCAACGCCGTCGCCAACCTGGCTCACCGATATCGGTGCGCGCGTGGTCTACGATACGCCCTCAAGCCCTGAGATCATCCTTCTCGCATCAGGATCGGAGGTAGCGCTCGCGATCGAGGTGGCCAAGATCTTGAAGGAAGAGGATGATGTCTGGGCCAGAGTCATTTCGGTGCCATGGCGTGAGCGCTTCCTTGCCATTGAGCCGAGAGAGCGAGATGCCCTTGCCCCCACGGGAGTCCCGCGCCTCGTGGTGGAGGCCTCAGTCGGAACCGGGTGGCACGCCTTTCTCAGTCCTGGGGATCGCCTCTATGGTGTAGATCATTTTGGCACCTCTGCTCCAGTTGACGATGTTGCCGCCCATTTCGGCTTCACCGCCGAAAAAGTAGCAGATGCCGCCCTTGACCTTGTCGTGGACTCCTATAGGCTTGGACATCCGTCTCACCTGGTGTCCGATTTACTCCGGGCGACCGAGGCAGCCGCCTGCGCAGCACTTGACGAAGTTGGACTCGGTGACAAAGATCGCGCTGATCAAGCGGCGGTCACCGCGATGCGAGCCGAACTCAGTCGCCTGCCGGTATCGGCCACCGTGATCGTCGGCGAGGGAGAAAAGGATCATGCCCCCATGCTCTATGTTGGTGAACGCCTTGGTACCGGCACCATTGACATCGATCTCGCTGTAGACCCGCTAGAAGGGACGAACTTCGCCGCCAGTGGCCGGGAGGGGGCAATCTCGGTGATCGCCGCTGCTCAATCGGGAGGATTTCGAAGCCTTCCGGGCTACTACCTCGAGAAACTGATCGTCGGTGAGCGTGCCGCCGGGGTCATTGACCTGAATCGGCCACTCCTTGAGAACATCAAACGCGTAGCCAGTCGGCTTGGATTGGGTGTTGGTGAAACTAGTGTCGTTATCCTAGCCAAGCCACGACACGCCGCGGTGATCGCGGACTTGCGGGCGCATGGAGTGCCGGTGATCGAGATACCTGACGGCGATGTGATGGCAAGTTTGCGCGTTCTTAAGGGGGATCCCGCTACTGTCATGCTTTGGGGCATCGGAGGCACTCCTGAGGGCGTGATCTCCGCCGCCGCAACGCTTGCACTCTCAGGTCAGATGCTGGCGAGGTGTGCACCGCAGAGTGACACAGAAGCTGCACTCGTCGCCGCGGATTACCCTGATTATGCGACGCGCTGCTTCGACGCTAGCGATTTAGCACACCCAAGCTCCATCGTGGTTGCGACCTCGATAACCGGCGCAAATCCCCTGGGACCGCCCCGAACCGTGGGCGAGTTCAGTGAACTCGAGAGTCTTTGGATCCAAGAGGGACGCTATGGCGTCGTCCGCCGTCTGGTTCCATAA
- a CDS encoding GAF domain-containing protein, giving the protein MILEPEELILYRKLAGVLAESLQLDRLAARSAQLVVEAVGASVCFVHLVNYEATRIELVGATPPFDTYRRRVSLGLGDGIAGWVAQTGQVAVVPDKWSDHRYRYLPELQGERFRTLISVPMLNPSGTVVGVLNVHWQRDDVDLDHHQEVLTTVASFLAGAFDHAILVDKLAAHERALEGFAQQLIDAQEAERRRIQLDLHDGVLQQVHAAYYRLEAVKAARGLDENEARDLRVASDLLRASTQAMRHLIQDSARQVLDEFGFLEAVDTLANSYPDFTVAVEDRTNMLVNTLEATRALATLRIIQEALNNAWKHAGTARCELRLATIGGDLVVVIRDRGDGFDLATPTTTIGIGGMRERARIIGGNLELFSSPGEGTLVRLRVPVTPAVIEDGASTES; this is encoded by the coding sequence ATGATCCTTGAACCTGAGGAGCTCATACTCTATCGTAAGCTTGCCGGCGTGCTCGCCGAGAGCCTGCAGCTCGATCGACTGGCTGCTCGATCAGCCCAACTCGTTGTTGAGGCCGTTGGGGCCAGTGTCTGCTTTGTTCATCTGGTCAACTACGAGGCGACTCGCATAGAATTGGTCGGCGCCACCCCGCCCTTTGACACCTATCGTCGTCGTGTCTCGCTAGGTCTCGGTGACGGAATCGCTGGCTGGGTTGCTCAGACTGGCCAGGTCGCGGTTGTGCCTGACAAGTGGAGTGATCATCGGTATAGATACCTCCCCGAGCTCCAAGGAGAACGATTTCGCACGTTGATCTCGGTGCCAATGCTCAATCCCAGTGGGACCGTGGTGGGTGTCCTCAATGTCCATTGGCAACGCGACGACGTGGATCTCGATCACCACCAGGAGGTCTTGACGACAGTGGCGAGTTTCCTGGCCGGTGCCTTCGACCATGCTATCTTGGTCGATAAATTGGCGGCACATGAACGAGCCCTAGAGGGGTTTGCTCAACAGCTCATTGACGCCCAGGAGGCGGAGCGCCGCCGCATCCAACTCGACCTTCACGATGGCGTTCTCCAACAGGTCCACGCTGCGTACTATCGGCTTGAAGCCGTCAAGGCGGCCAGAGGCCTCGACGAGAACGAGGCGAGAGATCTGCGGGTAGCATCCGATCTCCTGCGTGCCAGCACCCAAGCAATGCGCCACCTCATCCAGGACTCAGCGCGACAGGTGCTCGATGAGTTCGGCTTTCTCGAGGCCGTCGACACCTTGGCCAACTCGTACCCCGACTTCACCGTCGCGGTCGAGGATCGAACGAACATGCTCGTCAACACGCTCGAAGCCACACGAGCGTTGGCCACCCTTCGCATCATTCAAGAGGCTCTCAACAATGCATGGAAGCACGCAGGGACCGCCAGGTGCGAACTTCGGCTGGCGACGATCGGTGGTGATCTGGTGGTGGTCATTCGGGACAGAGGAGATGGATTCGACCTCGCGACACCGACCACTACCATCGGGATCGGCGGTATGCGTGAGCGAGCACGAATCATCGGTGGCAATCTAGAGCTCTTTTCGAGCCCTGGGGAGGGGACCCTAGTACGCCTACGAGTCCCAGTCACGCCAGCCGTCATCGAGGATGGTGCGTCGACGGAATCATGA
- a CDS encoding response regulator: protein MARTQATLMSIIRLLLVDDHEVIIDGVRAMLRSHADEVEVSAAVKTVPEAMQILAEQSPDLILTDARLKIGSGFELLEQVVGAGIETPVVFYTAYDDEAYLFRALRGGARGYILKQATSTELVGLLTRVMEGEITIDPSIAGRVALLAARLQLGEFWPGAHLGLTHRESEILELIVKGMSTKSIAQNLFLGEETVKSHLSSIYRKLKVKSRAEAVAVALRDVTFR from the coding sequence ATGGCGCGGACTCAGGCGACGCTGATGTCGATCATCAGGCTCCTATTGGTCGATGATCACGAAGTCATCATCGACGGTGTGCGTGCAATGCTGCGCAGCCATGCTGATGAGGTGGAGGTGTCGGCTGCCGTCAAGACGGTGCCCGAAGCGATGCAGATCTTGGCCGAGCAGTCTCCTGATCTTATCCTCACCGATGCTCGTCTCAAGATTGGGTCCGGTTTTGAACTCCTCGAACAGGTCGTGGGGGCAGGAATCGAGACGCCGGTCGTGTTCTACACCGCCTACGATGATGAGGCGTACCTGTTCCGTGCTCTGCGTGGAGGCGCTAGAGGCTACATTCTCAAACAGGCAACGAGCACCGAACTGGTAGGTCTTTTGACCCGTGTGATGGAGGGCGAAATCACTATCGACCCATCGATCGCTGGTCGCGTCGCGCTGCTCGCCGCACGGCTACAGCTCGGTGAGTTTTGGCCTGGAGCACATCTCGGGTTGACCCATCGCGAGAGTGAGATCCTCGAGCTTATCGTCAAGGGAATGTCGACGAAGTCGATCGCTCAGAACCTTTTCCTCGGTGAAGAGACTGTCAAAAGTCACCTCTCCTCGATCTACCGAAAACTCAAGGTCAAGTCCCGTGCCGAAGCGGTGGCGGTCGCGTTGAGGGATGTCACCTTCCGATGA
- a CDS encoding class I fructose-bisphosphate aldolase: MANRLTAINELVDNARALVEHPKGILAADESSPTLTKRFTALGIESNEQSRRAWRETLVSTPGLPAFVSGAILYDETFNQRTFTSDEAFPDYLARLGLLCGIKVDTGAKPLAGTDGELVTEGLDNLGPRLERYYDKGARFAKWRAVLRIDVGQPSPICIASNAHALARYARLCQEFGLVPIVEPEVLMEGTHDLDTNIAVTRTVLTAVFEQLRSFDVTLTGMILKPSMVTPGDAGPAATPEEIAQATIACYRDTVPASVAGIALLSGGQSDEAATTNLAAMHAMDPLPWPLTFSFGRALQDTPLKVWASSGQDRELTQASLMSRVVDTAAALEPRDLVTL; this comes from the coding sequence ATGGCCAACCGCTTGACCGCCATCAATGAACTCGTCGACAACGCTCGTGCATTGGTCGAGCACCCGAAAGGGATCCTCGCGGCTGATGAAAGTAGCCCGACCCTCACCAAGCGCTTCACGGCGCTCGGAATAGAATCGAACGAGCAGTCGCGGCGTGCCTGGCGTGAAACGCTCGTCAGCACGCCCGGACTGCCTGCCTTCGTCTCAGGAGCTATCCTCTACGACGAAACCTTCAACCAGAGGACCTTTACATCCGATGAGGCCTTCCCTGACTACCTGGCCCGCCTGGGGCTCCTATGCGGAATCAAGGTTGACACCGGCGCCAAACCTCTCGCCGGCACCGATGGCGAACTCGTGACCGAGGGTCTGGATAACCTTGGGCCCCGTTTGGAACGCTACTACGACAAGGGTGCCCGTTTTGCCAAATGGCGCGCCGTCCTGCGCATCGACGTCGGCCAACCAAGCCCGATTTGCATCGCGAGCAACGCCCACGCGCTGGCGCGCTACGCCAGGCTCTGTCAAGAGTTCGGGCTCGTGCCGATCGTCGAACCAGAGGTACTCATGGAGGGGACGCACGACCTCGACACCAACATAGCGGTCACGCGGACCGTCTTGACGGCGGTCTTTGAGCAACTCCGCTCCTTCGACGTCACACTTACCGGCATGATACTCAAGCCCTCCATGGTCACGCCTGGAGATGCTGGCCCTGCAGCTACTCCCGAGGAGATCGCGCAGGCCACCATCGCGTGCTATCGCGACACCGTACCAGCCTCGGTGGCGGGAATTGCCCTCCTGTCCGGCGGTCAATCCGACGAGGCCGCCACCACAAACCTGGCTGCGATGCACGCCATGGACCCACTACCCTGGCCGCTTACCTTCTCGTTCGGCCGTGCGCTCCAGGACACCCCGCTCAAAGTCTGGGCCAGTTCAGGTCAGGACCGCGAACTTACTCAGGCAAGCCTGATGTCACGGGTAGTCGACACCGCCGCGGCGCTTGAACCACGTGACTTGGTCACGCTTTGA